One segment of Penaeus vannamei isolate JL-2024 chromosome 3, ASM4276789v1, whole genome shotgun sequence DNA contains the following:
- the cN-IIIB gene encoding cytosolic 5'-nucleotidase 3 isoform X3, with amino-acid sequence MIVSRGAVLRAGGRQLSRVLGGARPTEHITEPSKGSAIRHKSSGPSDSGFCQFTAGIMPETVPMYPTLEKLGLLNAAHVRIKDLARVEELVSSLVSSGFSKLQIIADYDMTITRFHVNGQRAESSFGIMDNSSLMPAFYREEANKLLAKYYPIEIDPKMSEEEKIPYMIEWYNQIHELIIKCKVSQKSLEEMVSSSNARLRDGTRDLCKKLHEYGVPVLVFSAGMGDILEQVLRHFDVYTDNLKVVSNFFKYDEEGIVVGFEGDLIHMFNKNENAIHSSDYFDKLTGRNNVILLGDSLGDIKMAVGVPQPSNVLKIGFLNDKVEERLEAYMDGFDIVLIDDQTMDVVNSVVRLME; translated from the exons ATGATTGTCTCACGAGGGGCGGTGTTAAGGGCAGGTGGACGACAGTTGTCTAGAGTGCTCGGTGGAGCAAGACCAACGGAACACATTACCGAACCAAGCAAAGGCTCTGCCATTCGGCACAAATCCTCTGGACCATCTGACTCAGGTTTTTGCCAGTTTACTGCAGGAATCATGCCAGAAACTGTGCCTATGTATCCAACTTTGGAGAAA CTGGGCCTGCTGAACGCTGCCCACGTGCGGATAAAGGACCTGGCACGCGTAGAGGAACTGGTCTCCTCTCTAGTGTCAAGTGGATTCTCGAAGCTTCAG ATTATTGCAGATTATGACATGACAATAACAAGGTTTCATGTGAATGGACAGAGGGCAGAGTCCAGCTTTG GCATTATGGACAACAGCAGTCTTATGCCAGCCTTTTACCGTGAAGAGGCTAATAAGCTCCTGGCCAAGTATTACCCCATTGAGATCGACCCAAAGATgtcggaggaagagaagattCCGTACATGATCGAATGGTACAATCAGATCCATGAGCTAATCATTAAATGCAAGGTCAGCCAGAAGTCTCTTGAAGAGATGGTCAGCAGTAGTAATGCCAGATTAAG AGATGGAACTCGAGATCTGTGCAAAAAGCTTCATGAGTATGGTGTTCCAGTGCTAGTTTTCTCAGCTGGAATGGGCGACATATTGGAACAAGTATTGCGTCATTTTGATGTTTATACGGACAACCTTAAAGTGGTTTCCAATTTCTTCAAGTATGATGAGGAG GGAATAGTCGTTGGTTTTGAAGGTGACTTGATCCACATGTTCAACAAAAATGAGAACGCCATCCACTCATCAGACTATTTTGACAAATTGACCGGGCGGAACAATGTGATCCTTCTTGGGGACTCTTTAGGGGATATTAAGATGGCCGTTGGAGTTCCGCAGCCAAGTAATGTATTGAAGATTGGCTTTCTGAATGACAAG GTTGAAGAAAGACTGGAGGCCTACATGGATGGGTTTGATATTGTATTAATTGATGACCAAACAATGGATGTAGTTAACTCTGTAGTGAGGCTTATGGAATAG
- the cN-IIIB gene encoding cytosolic 5'-nucleotidase 3 isoform X2 — MIVSRGAVLRAGGRQLSRVLGGARPTEHITEPSKGSAIRHKSSGPSDSGFCQFTAGIMPETVPMYPTLEKLGLLNAAHVRIKDLARVEELVSSLVSSGFSKLQLVVDYDFTLTRVHYEGQRCHCSWGIMDNSSLMPAFYREEANKLLAKYYPIEIDPKMSEEEKIPYMIEWYNQIHELIIKCKVSQKSLEEMVSSSNARLRDGTRDLCKKLHEYGVPVLVFSAGMGDILEQVLRHFDVYTDNLKVVSNFFKYDEEGIVVGFEGDLIHMFNKNENAIHSSDYFDKLTGRNNVILLGDSLGDIKMAVGVPQPSNVLKIGFLNDKVEERLEAYMDGFDIVLIDDQTMDVVNSVVRLME; from the exons ATGATTGTCTCACGAGGGGCGGTGTTAAGGGCAGGTGGACGACAGTTGTCTAGAGTGCTCGGTGGAGCAAGACCAACGGAACACATTACCGAACCAAGCAAAGGCTCTGCCATTCGGCACAAATCCTCTGGACCATCTGACTCAGGTTTTTGCCAGTTTACTGCAGGAATCATGCCAGAAACTGTGCCTATGTATCCAACTTTGGAGAAA CTGGGCCTGCTGAACGCTGCCCACGTGCGGATAAAGGACCTGGCACGCGTAGAGGAACTGGTCTCCTCTCTAGTGTCAAGTGGATTCTCGAAGCTTCAG CTGGTGGTGGACTATGACTTCACTCTGACGCGGGTTCATTACGAGGGTCAGCGCTGTCACTGCTCTTGGG GCATTATGGACAACAGCAGTCTTATGCCAGCCTTTTACCGTGAAGAGGCTAATAAGCTCCTGGCCAAGTATTACCCCATTGAGATCGACCCAAAGATgtcggaggaagagaagattCCGTACATGATCGAATGGTACAATCAGATCCATGAGCTAATCATTAAATGCAAGGTCAGCCAGAAGTCTCTTGAAGAGATGGTCAGCAGTAGTAATGCCAGATTAAG AGATGGAACTCGAGATCTGTGCAAAAAGCTTCATGAGTATGGTGTTCCAGTGCTAGTTTTCTCAGCTGGAATGGGCGACATATTGGAACAAGTATTGCGTCATTTTGATGTTTATACGGACAACCTTAAAGTGGTTTCCAATTTCTTCAAGTATGATGAGGAG GGAATAGTCGTTGGTTTTGAAGGTGACTTGATCCACATGTTCAACAAAAATGAGAACGCCATCCACTCATCAGACTATTTTGACAAATTGACCGGGCGGAACAATGTGATCCTTCTTGGGGACTCTTTAGGGGATATTAAGATGGCCGTTGGAGTTCCGCAGCCAAGTAATGTATTGAAGATTGGCTTTCTGAATGACAAG GTTGAAGAAAGACTGGAGGCCTACATGGATGGGTTTGATATTGTATTAATTGATGACCAAACAATGGATGTAGTTAACTCTGTAGTGAGGCTTATGGAATAG
- the cN-IIIB gene encoding cytosolic 5'-nucleotidase 3 isoform X1: MIVSRGAVLRAGGRQLSRVLGGARPTEHITEPSKGSAIRHKSSGPSDSGFCQFTAGIMPETVPMYPTLEKLGLLNAAHVRIKDLARVEELVSSLVSSGFSKLQVIADFDRTMTRVSYFGKLCDTCHGIMDNSSLMPAFYREEANKLLAKYYPIEIDPKMSEEEKIPYMIEWYNQIHELIIKCKVSQKSLEEMVSSSNARLRDGTRDLCKKLHEYGVPVLVFSAGMGDILEQVLRHFDVYTDNLKVVSNFFKYDEEGIVVGFEGDLIHMFNKNENAIHSSDYFDKLTGRNNVILLGDSLGDIKMAVGVPQPSNVLKIGFLNDKVEERLEAYMDGFDIVLIDDQTMDVVNSVVRLME, from the exons ATGATTGTCTCACGAGGGGCGGTGTTAAGGGCAGGTGGACGACAGTTGTCTAGAGTGCTCGGTGGAGCAAGACCAACGGAACACATTACCGAACCAAGCAAAGGCTCTGCCATTCGGCACAAATCCTCTGGACCATCTGACTCAGGTTTTTGCCAGTTTACTGCAGGAATCATGCCAGAAACTGTGCCTATGTATCCAACTTTGGAGAAA CTGGGCCTGCTGAACGCTGCCCACGTGCGGATAAAGGACCTGGCACGCGTAGAGGAACTGGTCTCCTCTCTAGTGTCAAGTGGATTCTCGAAGCTTCAG GTCATTGCCGACTTTGACCGCACCATGACTCGGGTCTCGTACTTTGGAAAGTTGTGTGACACCTGTCATG GCATTATGGACAACAGCAGTCTTATGCCAGCCTTTTACCGTGAAGAGGCTAATAAGCTCCTGGCCAAGTATTACCCCATTGAGATCGACCCAAAGATgtcggaggaagagaagattCCGTACATGATCGAATGGTACAATCAGATCCATGAGCTAATCATTAAATGCAAGGTCAGCCAGAAGTCTCTTGAAGAGATGGTCAGCAGTAGTAATGCCAGATTAAG AGATGGAACTCGAGATCTGTGCAAAAAGCTTCATGAGTATGGTGTTCCAGTGCTAGTTTTCTCAGCTGGAATGGGCGACATATTGGAACAAGTATTGCGTCATTTTGATGTTTATACGGACAACCTTAAAGTGGTTTCCAATTTCTTCAAGTATGATGAGGAG GGAATAGTCGTTGGTTTTGAAGGTGACTTGATCCACATGTTCAACAAAAATGAGAACGCCATCCACTCATCAGACTATTTTGACAAATTGACCGGGCGGAACAATGTGATCCTTCTTGGGGACTCTTTAGGGGATATTAAGATGGCCGTTGGAGTTCCGCAGCCAAGTAATGTATTGAAGATTGGCTTTCTGAATGACAAG GTTGAAGAAAGACTGGAGGCCTACATGGATGGGTTTGATATTGTATTAATTGATGACCAAACAATGGATGTAGTTAACTCTGTAGTGAGGCTTATGGAATAG